A window of the Phytoactinopolyspora mesophila genome harbors these coding sequences:
- a CDS encoding tyrosine-type recombinase/integrase codes for MPTPPTNAGRKFVPEPLSRSETDVLIKTASNRSSSGIRLRAIIGVLYGAGVRLQECLDLYSKDVETQAGTVRVRDGKGGKYGTVGITPRGADLLDRWLDRRKTLGLNGRHPIFAQYTIGKVGEPLDPRYVRSALARLGAKAGIEKRVHPHGLRHSLAFQMAQDGDSTHEIRDQLRHTSLAITDRYVRQLHPSEVIETMRQKDW; via the coding sequence ATGCCCACGCCACCCACGAACGCCGGACGCAAATTCGTGCCGGAACCGCTGAGTCGGTCAGAGACTGACGTCCTGATCAAGACCGCTTCTAACCGTTCGTCGTCGGGTATCCGGCTACGCGCCATCATCGGCGTGTTGTACGGCGCTGGCGTCCGGCTTCAGGAGTGCCTAGACCTCTACTCCAAGGATGTTGAAACCCAAGCCGGAACGGTGCGCGTGCGAGACGGCAAAGGTGGCAAGTACGGAACTGTGGGGATCACGCCACGTGGTGCGGACTTGTTGGACCGTTGGTTAGATCGACGCAAGACGTTAGGGCTCAACGGTCGGCACCCGATCTTCGCGCAATACACCATTGGCAAGGTGGGCGAGCCGCTAGATCCGCGCTACGTGCGAAGCGCTCTGGCCAGGCTTGGAGCGAAGGCCGGTATCGAAAAGCGCGTTCATCCGCATGGCTTGCGGCACTCGCTGGCTTTCCAGATGGCGCAAGATGGCGACTCTACGCACGAGATCCGCGATCAGCTTCGACACACATCACTTGCGATCACCGACCGCTACGTTCGGCAATTGCATCCGTCCGAGGTCATAGAAACGATGCGTCAGAAAGATTGGTGA
- a CDS encoding CBS domain-containing protein has product MNTVIKRDGKIVATLSEGDSLLSWFVRNTSQSMDYELRYGGYSVEEVSEGEYPRRNADGVTVWACCESSIGSKCEHQSE; this is encoded by the coding sequence ATGAACACAGTCATCAAGCGTGACGGCAAGATCGTGGCGACGCTTAGCGAGGGTGACAGCCTGCTGAGCTGGTTCGTGCGCAATACGTCGCAGAGCATGGACTACGAGCTGAGGTACGGCGGCTACAGCGTTGAGGAGGTCAGCGAAGGCGAGTACCCGCGACGCAACGCCGATGGTGTGACCGTGTGGGCGTGCTGCGAATCGTCCATCGGTTCGAAGTGCGAGCACCAGAGCGAATAG
- a CDS encoding MerR family transcriptional regulator — MIRALSMAEVARALEMETGTIRTYRKRGVLPDPDVMIGDVPGWMPETIDAWNANRPGRGRRRKDIAD; from the coding sequence ATGATCAGGGCACTGAGCATGGCTGAGGTGGCACGCGCACTGGAGATGGAGACAGGTACCATCCGGACCTACCGCAAGCGCGGTGTGTTGCCAGACCCAGATGTGATGATCGGCGACGTACCCGGTTGGATGCCGGAAACCATCGATGCGTGGAACGCCAACCGGCCAGGACGCGGCAGACGACGCAAGGATATCGCCGACTGA
- a CDS encoding helix-turn-helix domain-containing protein encodes MVVAMVEIQLRFGELPAIERANRKISDGQFEEIVQRYKSGVTSTDIAKEFGVTAGTILRYLHLHGVSVRQSGGGPPRKTIDIEQISQMYESGQSISEIARNFDVCKDTVRKRLIEAGIHSSEPRRVWPKPEAGPEQEQEQEQEQEQPESCVAECPFGNLNCALVVHLYITGHPLRSIAKRLDTDVGTIKTVIEHQESAEELHSQRLRAKDQK; translated from the coding sequence GTGGTGGTGGCGATGGTTGAAATTCAGTTGCGGTTTGGAGAACTTCCAGCGATTGAGAGAGCGAATCGCAAGATCTCTGATGGACAGTTTGAGGAGATTGTCCAGCGATATAAGTCTGGCGTAACGTCAACAGACATAGCAAAAGAGTTCGGCGTGACTGCTGGGACGATTCTTCGATATCTGCATCTGCATGGAGTTTCCGTCCGACAAAGTGGCGGAGGGCCACCCCGTAAGACCATTGATATCGAACAAATCTCACAGATGTACGAATCCGGTCAATCGATATCCGAAATCGCTAGAAACTTCGATGTATGCAAAGACACAGTCAGAAAGCGCCTAATAGAAGCGGGTATTCATTCCAGTGAACCGAGACGGGTATGGCCGAAACCGGAGGCGGGGCCAGAGCAGGAGCAGGAACAGGAACAGGAACAGGAACAGCCAGAGTCCTGTGTCGCCGAGTGCCCGTTCGGAAATCTGAACTGCGCTCTTGTGGTCCATCTCTATATAACTGGCCATCCACTCAGATCGATAGCAAAACGCCTGGATACGGACGTCGGAACAATCAAAACCGTTATTGAACACCAGGAGAGTGCCGAAGAGCTGCACAGCCAGCGGCTTCGTGCCAAGGATCAGAAGTGA
- a CDS encoding phage minor head protein, which translates to MAARDDLSLIERRLLNAEDRANERTEDWITEQVENLFDEARELITKRVNGAIFDVSAAASVDLTFLLSLETEFAELFDRIIPALVVPYALGAESTARYLTGADWESYLTGLGQLYDSSRVQEHLRTAHNRLRDAAAELWGEIRETLVTGVEQGLGSEDLARSIQDTFSDEHGDLSRSRARRIARTETISATNDAKLQTELDLPEELRPSYKRWIAAVDERTRPEHFAADGQTVEIDAPFDVGGEALMFPGDPNASAENVIQCRCTHVVLDSVDGNAPPPPPDSGRQYLSDERIDEVIRYFEEQGVTRNAFVASSGGANMSTKEKFTVRAFERDRKRHQILHFGRPLADLKELTADAMSETEVTIGSARIRAATLVSIPALIEAKIELTGQPDKDGFVGWSGVLAVEGDPTGDGREIALGALRWENLPLDLRWTKFDRGGHDDAVVVGRIDEIERVDGQILATGVIDTTFAEGAAVAALIERGLAGGVSVDLDDIPADQVVWHDDEYGAPEAHEPASVAATDAVAQAASADDEFALVGDINLPINDDRERAWNGSEAASRVLAFATDDDGQVDASVLRQAFLWRDDDANPETVGAYRLGYADVVGDRLEIIARGVFAVAGVLEGAMGGVDLPEADQERIRTRVTSLYEKLAEHFDDDSIVAPWVRDEAAAGITDLEDADELVASAWTEFKKSPPLPAAWFKEPTAEQLAASNGLVACDDGRIYGWIAQSGVPHEGYTRRITIEDFGNVDLTGFLMTPKELDDGSTVKVGTFTMNVGHHRDGAECETSACQFDDSRTVAGVVTVGVNDDGMWFSGAAAPWLSEWDRQVFESCRPSLHLKEQNGRWKLKGLLSVPKPGFLPEVAASAVIDRSNHALMPEMELAASAIQTPPADNVIDYRRLASMVVDEMESRKRIEVENLARVEELKARMKNFEPGELRQVEKNGVAA; encoded by the coding sequence ATGGCTGCCCGTGATGACCTGTCGTTGATCGAGCGTCGGCTGCTCAACGCTGAAGATCGCGCCAACGAGCGCACCGAAGATTGGATCACCGAGCAGGTCGAGAACCTGTTTGACGAGGCGCGAGAGCTGATCACGAAGCGCGTCAATGGAGCGATTTTCGACGTCTCAGCCGCCGCATCGGTCGACCTGACCTTCCTGCTCAGCCTTGAGACGGAGTTCGCCGAGCTGTTCGACCGCATCATCCCGGCGCTGGTGGTCCCGTATGCGCTTGGTGCTGAGTCGACGGCCAGGTACCTGACCGGCGCTGACTGGGAGTCCTACCTCACCGGACTCGGCCAGCTCTACGACTCCTCACGTGTGCAGGAACACCTACGCACAGCGCACAACCGCCTACGTGACGCAGCCGCTGAGTTGTGGGGAGAGATCCGCGAAACGCTGGTTACCGGGGTTGAGCAGGGCCTGGGCTCCGAAGATCTAGCACGGTCGATCCAAGACACTTTCTCAGACGAACACGGTGACCTATCGCGTAGCCGGGCACGACGAATCGCCAGAACCGAAACCATTTCGGCAACCAACGACGCGAAACTGCAAACCGAACTTGACTTGCCTGAAGAGTTGAGACCTTCATATAAGCGCTGGATTGCGGCTGTCGATGAAAGAACTAGGCCCGAACATTTCGCAGCTGACGGTCAGACAGTCGAAATCGATGCGCCTTTCGACGTTGGTGGCGAAGCTCTGATGTTTCCGGGTGATCCTAACGCCAGTGCTGAAAACGTTATTCAATGCCGGTGCACTCATGTGGTTCTCGATTCGGTGGACGGAAATGCTCCACCGCCGCCACCTGACTCGGGACGCCAATACCTATCTGATGAACGTATCGACGAAGTGATTCGGTATTTCGAAGAGCAGGGTGTGACGCGAAATGCTTTCGTCGCCAGCTCTGGAGGAGCGAATATGAGTACTAAAGAAAAATTCACTGTTCGCGCGTTCGAGCGCGATAGAAAGCGCCATCAGATTTTGCATTTCGGGCGCCCATTGGCCGACCTGAAAGAGCTGACTGCGGATGCGATGTCCGAAACCGAGGTCACGATCGGCAGTGCCCGAATCCGTGCGGCAACACTGGTGAGTATCCCCGCGCTGATCGAAGCGAAAATTGAGCTGACCGGGCAGCCCGACAAAGACGGTTTCGTGGGCTGGTCTGGTGTGCTGGCCGTCGAAGGTGACCCGACCGGAGACGGGCGAGAGATCGCACTTGGCGCTCTGCGCTGGGAAAACTTGCCTCTCGACTTGCGTTGGACCAAGTTCGACCGTGGCGGGCATGACGATGCGGTTGTCGTCGGCCGCATCGATGAGATCGAACGCGTAGACGGTCAGATCCTGGCGACCGGCGTGATCGACACGACCTTCGCTGAAGGTGCTGCTGTGGCAGCACTGATTGAGCGCGGCCTAGCTGGTGGCGTCAGCGTTGACCTGGATGACATTCCCGCTGATCAGGTGGTGTGGCACGACGATGAGTATGGAGCACCTGAAGCGCACGAACCGGCGAGCGTGGCGGCGACTGATGCTGTCGCGCAAGCTGCCAGCGCCGATGACGAGTTCGCGCTGGTCGGAGACATCAACTTGCCGATCAACGACGACCGGGAACGGGCGTGGAACGGCTCCGAAGCAGCCAGCCGAGTCTTGGCGTTCGCCACCGATGACGACGGTCAGGTTGATGCATCAGTCCTGAGACAGGCGTTCCTGTGGAGAGACGATGACGCTAACCCGGAAACGGTCGGCGCATACCGACTGGGCTACGCCGACGTGGTTGGTGATCGCCTGGAGATCATCGCCAGGGGCGTTTTCGCTGTGGCCGGGGTTCTCGAAGGCGCGATGGGTGGCGTGGATCTTCCCGAGGCTGATCAGGAACGCATCCGCACGCGCGTGACCAGCCTGTACGAAAAGCTAGCGGAACACTTCGATGACGACTCCATCGTTGCTCCATGGGTGCGTGATGAGGCAGCAGCAGGCATCACCGACCTGGAAGATGCGGATGAGCTGGTTGCCAGCGCCTGGACAGAGTTCAAGAAATCCCCGCCGCTCCCGGCCGCGTGGTTCAAAGAGCCAACCGCTGAGCAGCTAGCAGCCAGTAACGGCCTGGTGGCCTGCGATGATGGCAGAATCTACGGCTGGATCGCGCAGAGTGGCGTGCCTCATGAGGGATACACCAGGCGCATCACCATCGAAGATTTCGGAAACGTTGACCTGACCGGGTTCCTGATGACGCCGAAAGAGCTGGACGACGGCTCAACAGTCAAGGTCGGCACGTTCACCATGAACGTCGGCCACCACCGAGACGGCGCGGAGTGCGAAACATCTGCCTGCCAGTTCGATGACTCCCGAACGGTGGCCGGAGTGGTCACTGTCGGCGTCAACGATGACGGCATGTGGTTCTCCGGAGCGGCTGCTCCGTGGTTGAGCGAGTGGGACCGCCAGGTTTTCGAGTCTTGCCGTCCATCTTTGCATCTGAAAGAGCAAAACGGGCGTTGGAAGCTCAAGGGACTTCTTAGCGTTCCGAAACCTGGATTCTTGCCTGAAGTTGCGGCATCTGCCGTGATCGACCGATCGAATCATGCGTTGATGCCAGAAATGGAACTCGCCGCTTCTGCCATTCAAACACCACCAGCCGATAACGTCATCGATTACCGGCGACTGGCGTCGATGGTGGTCGATGAGATGGAGAGCCGAAAGCGCATAGAAGTTGAGAATCTTGCTAGAGTGGAAGAATTGAAGGCTCGAATGAAAAATTTCGAGCCCGGCGAGCTTCGGCAGGTCGAGAAGAACGGGGTGGCTGCCTGA
- a CDS encoding major capsid protein → MSFEIPTDLSALTDEDLSQALTDATEEFNSKVAETNVDDAHLSRLTALADFADAARAEQGKRVELAESTADQIAKLSDRFHGKAATAPADDAGDDEPGDADADADGDDVTASAGAVERRPRINIAPALKNRPLTVANRGVEFTASSSVNGFAPNQALGLDSLSQAIHTAARSVRTGGKSSHKILAATYALPFASDLISSGPDVTEGTELVRHAASQSRLPQKDLVASGGWCSPSETIYDIQQIACADMQWNLPEIQLTRGGLQFFKPVPLDASELVFVHTETADIAGSEKPCYHIPCPDPEHVRCDAVGVCLESGILSDKFFPERINYYRELAMVAHELRLRKLLFDQAVSEATIVELPQTFGAFSAFFNAVALQVSDYTERYSLCDSIGVEIVAPWWLRNQMLADIARRNGVSIDEVNPAVITQAFARLGVAIQFAKGLYVGDISPLGRDEPATEWPGGVDVLMYAAGSLQLGRGEEIELGVIYDSEKLKTNDHTALFSEECVALVDRSPEVRLLRVPVCADGVTGGQTILDCPAPDFESIGAES, encoded by the coding sequence ATGTCTTTTGAGATCCCCACTGATCTCAGCGCCCTGACTGATGAGGATCTGTCGCAGGCGCTCACCGATGCCACCGAGGAATTCAACTCCAAGGTTGCGGAAACCAACGTTGATGATGCGCATCTGTCTCGACTTACTGCGCTGGCCGATTTCGCTGATGCTGCTCGCGCTGAGCAGGGAAAACGAGTCGAGCTAGCCGAATCGACAGCCGATCAGATCGCGAAGCTGTCCGACCGGTTCCACGGCAAAGCCGCGACTGCCCCGGCAGATGATGCTGGCGATGATGAACCAGGCGATGCTGATGCTGATGCTGATGGCGACGACGTCACCGCTTCGGCTGGCGCGGTTGAGCGTCGGCCGCGCATCAACATCGCGCCAGCGCTGAAGAACCGGCCGCTGACGGTCGCGAATCGCGGCGTCGAGTTCACTGCATCGAGCAGCGTTAATGGTTTCGCGCCGAACCAGGCGCTGGGTCTGGATTCGCTCAGCCAGGCCATTCACACCGCTGCGAGGTCAGTGCGCACAGGTGGCAAGTCGAGCCATAAAATCCTTGCCGCAACCTACGCGCTGCCGTTCGCATCTGATCTGATCTCGTCTGGCCCGGATGTGACCGAGGGGACCGAGCTGGTGCGCCACGCTGCCAGCCAGTCTCGCCTGCCTCAGAAAGATCTGGTGGCCAGCGGCGGCTGGTGTTCGCCATCCGAGACGATCTACGATATCCAGCAGATCGCTTGTGCGGATATGCAGTGGAACCTGCCAGAAATTCAGCTCACCCGTGGCGGCCTGCAATTCTTTAAGCCGGTGCCTCTGGACGCATCCGAGCTGGTGTTCGTCCACACCGAAACCGCCGACATCGCGGGTAGTGAGAAGCCCTGCTATCACATCCCGTGCCCCGACCCGGAGCACGTGCGCTGTGATGCGGTTGGCGTGTGCCTGGAATCCGGAATCCTGTCTGACAAGTTCTTCCCGGAGCGGATCAACTACTACCGCGAACTCGCGATGGTCGCGCACGAACTGCGACTTCGCAAACTGCTGTTCGACCAGGCTGTGTCCGAGGCCACCATCGTTGAGCTGCCGCAGACATTCGGCGCGTTCTCGGCGTTCTTCAACGCGGTTGCGCTCCAGGTCAGCGACTACACCGAGCGGTACTCGCTGTGCGACTCGATCGGTGTCGAGATCGTCGCACCTTGGTGGCTGCGTAACCAGATGCTCGCCGACATCGCACGCCGCAACGGTGTGTCCATTGATGAGGTCAACCCGGCTGTGATCACGCAGGCGTTCGCCCGCCTGGGCGTTGCCATCCAGTTCGCCAAGGGGCTCTACGTCGGCGACATATCGCCTCTCGGACGCGACGAACCGGCCACCGAATGGCCAGGTGGGGTCGATGTGCTGATGTACGCCGCTGGATCTCTCCAACTGGGCCGTGGCGAAGAGATCGAGCTCGGTGTCATCTATGACTCCGAGAAACTGAAGACGAACGACCACACGGCGCTGTTCTCCGAGGAGTGCGTGGCGCTAGTGGACCGCTCGCCTGAGGTTCGCCTGCTCAGAGTCCCGGTCTGCGCCGATGGCGTCACAGGTGGTCAGACGATCCTGGACTGCCCAGCGCCAGACTTCGAGTCCATCGGCGCAGAGAGCTAA
- a CDS encoding cupin, with translation MPTITKLVDGPVSTPLPFGLLSVATVVDVDDVHEMLGVSWMDTTCGQAFTWDDECIGDESPVYPESPESPESPGAPESPFDTAKQFNRPSDRSADAINVYYGHECSTMGESFNEARSAARQGLLLGEQRALEEAVLVDILATGGDGQIPVHDLTPAGDAPLGVVQALAYLENQLAIDFGGTGVIHVPPGLSAFFSRFHLAHREGQRKITEMGHRVAFGAGYGSANIGPDGQPAPPGQAWIYATGPMIVRREPASLVPDDDSAAIDIRTNARMVLAERSFVVQVACVVEAIRVDISCCGC, from the coding sequence ATGCCTACCATCACCAAGCTGGTCGATGGCCCAGTTTCTACACCGCTGCCCTTCGGGCTGCTGTCGGTGGCGACCGTGGTCGATGTGGACGACGTACACGAGATGCTTGGCGTGTCGTGGATGGACACCACCTGTGGTCAGGCGTTCACCTGGGACGACGAGTGCATCGGGGACGAGTCTCCGGTGTACCCGGAATCGCCTGAGTCGCCCGAGTCACCAGGCGCGCCGGAGTCACCGTTCGACACGGCCAAGCAGTTCAACCGGCCTAGCGATCGAAGCGCTGATGCAATAAATGTCTACTACGGACACGAATGCAGCACTATGGGCGAGTCATTCAATGAGGCTCGCTCTGCTGCCCGTCAGGGTCTGTTACTTGGTGAACAACGCGCGCTGGAAGAAGCAGTGCTGGTCGACATTTTGGCAACAGGTGGAGACGGCCAGATCCCGGTACACGACCTGACTCCGGCCGGTGATGCTCCGCTCGGAGTGGTACAGGCGCTGGCCTACCTGGAAAACCAGCTTGCGATTGATTTCGGTGGCACGGGTGTGATTCACGTACCACCGGGTTTGAGCGCGTTCTTCAGCCGGTTTCATCTGGCACATCGCGAGGGTCAGCGCAAGATCACCGAGATGGGCCACCGCGTAGCGTTCGGCGCTGGGTACGGCTCGGCGAACATCGGCCCAGACGGGCAGCCTGCTCCACCAGGACAGGCATGGATCTATGCGACCGGGCCGATGATCGTTCGTCGCGAGCCAGCCAGCCTGGTACCCGATGACGACTCAGCCGCCATCGACATCCGCACCAACGCCCGGATGGTTCTGGCTGAGCGGTCTTTTGTCGTCCAGGTCGCGTGTGTCGTAGAGGCGATCCGAGTCGATATCTCTTGTTGTGGGTGCTAA
- a CDS encoding HK97 gp10 family phage protein: MAVTINADAFRRLTTDPSGPAGQRLLAYVRRVQAAAVASAPVDSGRLRSDITIDGPDVGTDSITYKVVANTDYAIFIHNGTRYIDGRPFLTDALRSTRF, encoded by the coding sequence ATGGCCGTAACCATCAACGCCGACGCGTTCCGTCGCCTGACTACCGACCCGAGTGGCCCTGCTGGTCAGCGGCTGCTGGCCTATGTACGCCGAGTGCAGGCCGCTGCGGTCGCATCAGCACCGGTCGATTCTGGAAGATTGCGCTCAGACATCACCATTGATGGTCCAGATGTCGGGACCGACTCAATAACCTACAAGGTTGTGGCTAACACGGATTATGCGATCTTTATCCACAATGGAACGAGATATATCGATGGTCGCCCATTTTTGACTGATGCGCTTAGGAGCACCCGCTTCTAA